A genomic stretch from Deltaproteobacteria bacterium includes:
- a CDS encoding ATP-binding cassette domain-containing protein, with translation MVSPSVTNATRDDPHVELSRVRMAFGDREVFRSVSCRFRRGRISVVLGGSGSGKSTVLRLIGGLVRPQAGSIRVDGDDILQRSERQMYPIRKKLGMMFQDGALLDSMTVFENLAFPLREHTAGSKAEIAAAVRASLDAVGLSRVDDLLPGQLSGGMVKRVALARAIILRPIILLCDEPFSGLDPISVKLIEGLLVRVNRQLHATVIIVSHHIASTMRMADNVILLLPDGTIDGTAEELRRSTDPRVVAFLNEGADVPAPAADARW, from the coding sequence GTGGTCTCGCCCAGCGTCACGAACGCCACCCGCGACGACCCCCACGTCGAGCTCTCGCGCGTACGGATGGCGTTCGGGGATCGCGAGGTCTTCCGGTCGGTCTCCTGCCGCTTCCGGCGGGGGCGGATCTCGGTGGTGCTCGGCGGCAGTGGATCGGGCAAGAGCACGGTTCTCCGGCTGATCGGCGGTCTCGTGCGCCCGCAGGCCGGAAGCATCCGGGTGGACGGCGACGACATCCTGCAGCGGTCCGAGCGGCAGATGTACCCCATCCGGAAGAAGCTCGGGATGATGTTCCAGGACGGCGCGCTCCTCGACTCGATGACGGTCTTCGAGAACCTCGCCTTCCCGCTCCGCGAGCACACCGCGGGCAGCAAGGCAGAGATCGCGGCCGCCGTCCGCGCGAGCCTCGACGCGGTCGGCCTGTCGCGCGTCGACGACCTGCTGCCCGGGCAGCTCTCCGGCGGCATGGTGAAGCGCGTCGCCCTCGCGCGGGCGATCATCCTGCGGCCGATCATCCTGCTCTGCGACGAGCCGTTCTCGGGACTCGACCCGATCTCGGTCAAGCTGATCGAGGGGCTCCTCGTGCGCGTCAACCGCCAGCTCCACGCGACCGTGATCATCGTCTCGCATCACATCGCGTCGACCATGCGGATGGCGGACAACGTCATCCTGCTGCTGCCCGACGGGACGATCGATGGAACGGCGGAGGAGCTGCGTCGCAGCACCGATCCGCGCGTGGTCGCGTTCCTCAACGAGGGCGCCGACGTGCCAGCGCCGGCAGCCGATGCGCGATGGTGA